One Ostrea edulis chromosome 2, xbOstEdul1.1, whole genome shotgun sequence genomic region harbors:
- the LOC125677280 gene encoding uncharacterized protein LOC125677280 → MSFFHLHKKWPITAMLWIVSKEPPSPTLDIPYVEDLLLGEAYTSATDKIQWLKTNLAIQREKIEQVAQLTVGQRNNHLWALVRKNRLTASNFGKVLAAIRRNRFPPSLFKQVLGSYDLSTKDAILWGINNESVAKAKYCSYGDAVVEETGVWLHESGVLGASPDGIIRRAATHKYNHQVAQLTDILETMKLMPDILEVKCPFSARNMTIPEAILSIKDFCLDFQVHNGRQMYKLKEDHIYYDQVQGQLHIQNKSACDFVVWTTKDIAIVRVLQDSAWDQNIAKLIDFYFTQIIPIVQK, encoded by the exons ATGAGCTTTTTCCACCTTCACAAAAAGTGGCCAATTACAG ctaTGCTGTGGATAGTGTCAAAAGAACCCCCATCCCCTACACTGGATATTCCTTATGTAGAAGATTTATTGCTGGGAGAAGCTTACACTAGTGCTACAGACAAGATACAGTGGTTGAAGACAAATCTTGCTATCCAAAGGGAGAAAATAGAGCAG GTTGCACAATTGACTGTTGGGCAGAGGAACAACCATCTTTGGGCTTTGGTCAGGAAAAACCGCTTAACTGCATCCAACTTTGGTAAAGTGCTTGCTGCTATCCGACGAAATAG GTTTCCTCCATCATTATTCAAACAGGTTCTGGGCTCTTATGATTTGTCAACAAAAGATGCCATTCTATGGGGTATCAACAATGAGTCAGTTGCCAAAGCAAAGTATTGCTCATACGGTGATGCAGTTGTTGAAGAAACAg GGGTGTGGCTACATGAAAGTGGTGTTTTAGGGGCAAGTCCTGATGGGATTATCCGCCGTGCAGCAACGCATAAATATAACCATCAAGTAGCTCAACTGACAGACATACTGGAGACAATGAAATTGATGCCAGACATTTTGGAAGTTAAATGTCCTTTCAGTGCCAGGAATATGACTATTCCTGAGGCCATTTTATCAATCAAAGACTTCTGTTTAG ACTTCCAGGTTCATAATGGCAGACAGATGTACAAGCTAAAGGAAGATCACATCTATTATGATCAAGTACAGGGACAGCTACATATTCAGAACAAATCCGCCTGTGACTTTGTTGTGTGGACCACCAAGGACATTGCCATAGTTAGGGTTCTTCAAGACAGTGCATGGGACCAGAACATTGCAAAACTTATTGACTTTTACTTCACTCAAATAATCCCCATTGTTCAGAAGTAA